A window of Phycobacter azelaicus contains these coding sequences:
- a CDS encoding GNAT family N-acetyltransferase, whose amino-acid sequence MTPERLTAEDPRLPEALALIQRSFAYMEERIDPPSSIRELTVQKMSEQCDIGEIWALGAPIAACMFLTPKEEGLYLGKLAVDGNKRGAGLARCLVERAVQRARELHLPAIELQTRVELVENHAAFSRLGFVQTGATAHDGYDRPTSLVFRRFV is encoded by the coding sequence ATGACCCCGGAACGTCTGACTGCGGAGGATCCGCGCCTTCCGGAAGCGCTTGCCCTCATTCAGCGCAGCTTTGCCTATATGGAGGAGCGTATCGATCCGCCCTCGTCGATACGGGAGCTGACAGTTCAAAAGATGTCGGAGCAATGCGATATCGGCGAAATCTGGGCTCTTGGCGCGCCCATAGCGGCATGTATGTTCCTGACGCCCAAAGAAGAAGGCCTCTACCTTGGCAAGCTTGCGGTGGACGGGAACAAACGCGGCGCAGGATTGGCCCGCTGCCTCGTGGAGAGGGCTGTACAGCGCGCCCGAGAGCTGCACCTGCCCGCCATTGAGTTGCAAACCCGCGTGGAGCTGGTCGAGAACCACGCCGCGTTTTCCCGTCTGGGTTTTGTGCAAACCGGGGCAACCGCGCATGACGGATACGATCGCCCCACCTCTC
- a CDS encoding LuxR C-terminal-related transcriptional regulator, giving the protein MDKYPDPATLDRLYAGRDLAQLAFEFSPVGIVVTENRVLRECNQRFCQMFGYQREEMLDRLFAFLYPSDEEFHNLRNRGDTSLGQGNPYWDERVMKRKSGELFWVRVRGHTFTPDEPLGRAVWSFADLSGVRPYQPLTRREREVYSLLREGKTSKEIARILDLSYRTVEVHRARLLKKVGANNTASLFSSLGDIGGDHIVRSNSP; this is encoded by the coding sequence ATGGACAAATACCCGGATCCCGCCACGCTTGATCGCCTCTATGCCGGTCGCGATCTGGCTCAACTTGCGTTTGAGTTTTCACCGGTTGGCATCGTGGTCACCGAGAACCGCGTGCTGCGCGAATGTAATCAACGCTTTTGCCAGATGTTTGGTTATCAACGCGAAGAGATGCTGGATCGGCTTTTTGCCTTTCTCTACCCGTCGGATGAGGAGTTTCACAACCTGCGCAACCGGGGTGACACCAGCCTCGGCCAGGGCAATCCCTATTGGGATGAACGGGTGATGAAACGCAAGTCCGGGGAATTGTTCTGGGTGCGCGTGCGCGGACATACCTTTACCCCGGACGAACCTTTGGGCCGCGCGGTCTGGAGCTTTGCCGATCTGTCTGGCGTACGCCCCTACCAACCGCTCACGCGGCGTGAGCGGGAGGTATATTCCCTGTTGCGCGAAGGCAAGACCAGCAAGGAAATCGCGCGCATCCTGGATCTGAGTTACCGAACGGTCGAGGTACACCGGGCGCGACTGTTGAAAAAAGTCGGTGCCAACAATACGGCGAGCCTGTTCTCCTCTCTGGGGGATATCGGCGGCGATCATATCGTGCGCAGCAACAGTCCATGA
- the purD gene encoding phosphoribosylamine--glycine ligase, translating into MNILILGSGGREHALAWAVMQNPKCDKLIVAPGNAGIAQIADCASLDIEQGGAVVTFAEENAIDFAIIGPEAPLAAGVADRLREAGILVFGPSEAAAKLEASKSFTKEICDAAKAPTAAYGHFTDAEAAKAYVKQQGAPIVVKADGLAAGKGVIVAMDEETALDAIDDMFGGSFGGAGAEVVIEEFMEGEEASLFVLVDGEDVLPIGTAQDHKRVGEGDTGLNTGGMGAYSPAPVLSAEIETRAMEEIIKPTMTEMAKRGAPYQGVLYAGLMIKDGQPRLVEYNVRFGDPECQVLMMRLGAQALDLMHAAAEGRLGEAQVNWGDDHAITVVIAAKGYPGSYQKGTEIAGLDALPEDSSNMVFHAGTKSEGGKILANGGRVLNVTARGSSLTEAHARAYAMVDQIDWKDGFFRRDIGWRALK; encoded by the coding sequence ATGAATATCCTTATCCTTGGCAGCGGCGGGCGCGAACATGCACTGGCCTGGGCGGTGATGCAGAACCCCAAGTGCGACAAGCTGATCGTGGCCCCCGGCAATGCGGGCATCGCCCAGATCGCCGATTGCGCCAGCCTTGATATAGAACAGGGCGGCGCTGTGGTGACCTTTGCCGAGGAAAACGCCATCGATTTCGCCATCATTGGCCCCGAAGCCCCGCTGGCTGCCGGCGTCGCCGACCGCCTGCGCGAGGCTGGCATTCTGGTCTTCGGCCCTTCGGAAGCGGCTGCAAAACTGGAAGCCTCCAAAAGCTTCACCAAGGAAATTTGCGATGCGGCCAAGGCGCCCACCGCCGCCTATGGTCATTTCACCGACGCAGAGGCCGCCAAAGCCTATGTCAAACAGCAAGGCGCGCCCATCGTGGTCAAGGCAGATGGTCTGGCGGCCGGCAAGGGCGTTATCGTCGCCATGGACGAAGAGACCGCGCTTGACGCCATCGACGACATGTTCGGCGGCAGTTTTGGCGGCGCAGGCGCCGAGGTGGTGATCGAGGAATTCATGGAGGGCGAGGAAGCATCGCTGTTTGTGCTCGTGGATGGCGAAGACGTTCTGCCCATCGGCACCGCGCAGGATCATAAACGCGTCGGCGAAGGCGACACTGGCCTCAACACCGGCGGCATGGGCGCCTACTCCCCCGCTCCGGTCCTGTCGGCCGAGATCGAGACCCGCGCCATGGAAGAGATTATCAAGCCAACCATGACCGAAATGGCCAAGCGTGGCGCGCCCTATCAAGGCGTTCTTTATGCGGGCCTCATGATCAAGGACGGTCAGCCGCGTCTGGTCGAGTACAACGTGCGCTTTGGCGATCCTGAATGCCAGGTCTTGATGATGCGCCTTGGCGCGCAGGCGCTGGACCTGATGCATGCCGCCGCCGAAGGGCGCCTAGGCGAAGCACAGGTCAACTGGGGCGATGATCATGCCATCACGGTCGTGATCGCCGCAAAGGGCTACCCCGGCTCCTACCAGAAGGGAACCGAGATCGCGGGCCTCGACGCCCTGCCCGAGGACAGCAGCAACATGGTCTTTCATGCGGGCACCAAATCCGAAGGCGGCAAGATCCTGGCCAATGGCGGCCGCGTCCTGAACGTCACGGCCCGTGGAAGCAGCCTCACTGAAGCGCATGCACGTGCTTATGCCATGGTCGACCAGATCGACTGGAAAGATGGCTTCTTCCGCCGCGACATCGGCTGGCGCGCCCTGAAATGA
- the xseA gene encoding exodeoxyribonuclease VII large subunit, translated as MSDLIDDPAPGQNAPEFTVSEISGEVKRTLESTFGRIRVRGEVGRVFKARSGHLYYDVKDDRSVLACTTWKGQIAGLSVVPEEGLEVVVTGRLTAFGAQSKYNMNVEEVAVAGQGALMALLEKRKKQLEAEGLFAPERKKPLPYLPGIIGVVTSPSGAVIRDILHRLRDRFPRKVLVWPVAVQGSNCAPEVARAIEGFNRLSPGGALPRPDLIIVARGGGSIEDLWGFNEEIVARAAAASHIPLISAVGHETDTTLIDFVSDRRAPTPTAAAELAVPVRLDLLAWSENQGARLARAAGQSVQQRRQRLSDLSRALPRPETLLETPRQRLDQASDGLPRALTSVVQRRRVQLSEASAALRPATLRGLLAGRANGLSNLSSRLSLRPIRQEIQRRNERISQLAQRLEIVQRQRLERQRQLLSSAGRQLEILSYKATLARGYAVVRSGEDVVTTREAAQKADALQIEFSDGTVDLGSAGGRAPGEAAPAKRSNKPKAKPKAEEGGQGSLF; from the coding sequence ATGTCCGACCTGATCGACGATCCCGCCCCCGGCCAAAATGCGCCGGAATTCACCGTTTCCGAGATCTCGGGAGAGGTGAAGCGCACGCTTGAAAGTACATTCGGACGCATTCGGGTTCGGGGCGAGGTAGGGCGCGTCTTCAAGGCCCGTTCGGGTCATCTCTACTATGACGTCAAGGACGACCGTAGCGTTCTTGCCTGCACTACCTGGAAGGGCCAGATCGCGGGCCTCTCGGTGGTGCCGGAAGAGGGGCTGGAAGTGGTCGTCACAGGCCGCCTGACCGCTTTTGGTGCACAGTCCAAGTACAACATGAACGTTGAAGAGGTCGCCGTCGCCGGGCAGGGCGCGCTAATGGCCCTTCTGGAAAAGCGCAAGAAACAGCTGGAGGCCGAGGGGCTGTTCGCGCCCGAGCGCAAGAAACCGCTGCCCTATCTGCCTGGGATCATCGGTGTTGTGACTTCACCCTCTGGCGCGGTGATCCGCGATATCCTGCACCGCCTGCGTGATCGCTTTCCGCGCAAGGTGCTGGTCTGGCCGGTTGCGGTTCAGGGCAGCAACTGCGCGCCCGAGGTGGCACGCGCCATCGAAGGCTTCAACAGGCTGAGCCCGGGCGGTGCCTTGCCGCGCCCGGACCTGATCATCGTGGCGCGTGGTGGCGGTTCAATCGAAGATCTCTGGGGCTTCAACGAAGAGATCGTAGCTCGTGCGGCAGCGGCGTCTCATATTCCGCTGATTTCCGCTGTCGGGCATGAAACGGATACCACGTTGATAGATTTCGTGTCTGACCGCCGCGCGCCGACGCCCACGGCGGCAGCGGAGCTGGCGGTCCCTGTCCGCCTGGATCTGCTGGCCTGGAGCGAAAACCAGGGTGCGCGTCTTGCGCGGGCGGCCGGGCAGTCGGTGCAGCAGCGCCGCCAGCGACTGAGCGACCTGTCCCGCGCCTTGCCCCGCCCGGAGACCCTGTTGGAAACACCCCGTCAACGGCTCGATCAGGCCAGCGATGGCTTGCCGCGTGCGCTGACCTCGGTGGTGCAGCGCCGCCGTGTGCAGTTGAGCGAGGCTTCGGCGGCCCTGCGTCCGGCGACCCTGCGTGGCTTGCTTGCTGGACGAGCCAACGGCCTCAGTAACCTCTCGTCACGCCTGTCCCTACGGCCGATCCGGCAGGAAATACAGCGCCGAAACGAGCGCATCTCCCAGCTCGCTCAGCGGCTCGAGATCGTTCAGCGCCAACGGCTTGAGCGTCAGCGCCAGCTTTTGTCGTCAGCCGGGCGACAGCTTGAGATCCTCAGCTACAAGGCCACACTTGCGCGGGGCTATGCGGTGGTACGCTCTGGCGAGGATGTCGTGACCACGCGCGAAGCAGCGCAAAAGGCTGACGCGTTGCAGATCGAATTCAGTGACGGAACGGTGGATCTCGGTTCGGCAGGGGGGCGCGCACCGGGAGAAGCGGCGCCAGCCAAGCGATCCAACAAGCCAAAGGCGAAACCCAAAGCGGAAGAGGGCGGGCAAGGATCGCTTTTCTGA